The proteins below come from a single Natrinema sp. SYSU A 869 genomic window:
- a CDS encoding DUF393 domain-containing protein, which yields MTDAILVYDDDCGFCTWWAEYFDERTDLRIVGFSDLTDDMLERLPEEYEDCSHLVTDDGVYSCGASIEEAFVRTDIAKPAGEAVEFLRQFEDYERFRERSYRWVADNRDRWGTYLSKTPPARQKSDDG from the coding sequence ATGACCGACGCGATACTTGTCTACGACGACGACTGCGGCTTCTGTACGTGGTGGGCAGAGTACTTCGACGAGCGGACGGACCTCCGCATCGTCGGCTTCAGCGACCTCACCGACGACATGCTCGAGCGACTCCCCGAGGAGTACGAGGACTGCTCGCATCTGGTGACCGACGACGGTGTCTACTCCTGTGGGGCCTCGATCGAGGAGGCGTTCGTCCGCACGGACATCGCCAAGCCGGCAGGGGAGGCGGTCGAGTTCCTCCGCCAATTCGAGGACTACGAGCGGTTCCGCGAGCGCTCCTATCGGTGGGTCGCCGACAACCGCGATCGCTGGGGGACGTATCTCTCGAAGACGCCGCCGGCACGCCAGAAATCCGACGACGGGTGA
- a CDS encoding transcriptional regulator, with product MQLPSDERILEVLYTSNLILSPAVVGKNIETTRVHINRRLSVLVDYGVVHRVERGYYKITESGVEYLEGELDAGELEADGE from the coding sequence ATGCAATTGCCGTCCGACGAGCGCATCCTCGAAGTGCTCTACACGTCGAATCTCATCCTCTCGCCTGCCGTTGTCGGGAAGAATATCGAAACCACTCGAGTACATATCAATCGGCGGCTCTCCGTGCTCGTCGACTACGGAGTAGTCCATCGCGTCGAACGCGGCTACTACAAGATTACCGAGTCAGGAGTCGAGTATCTCGAGGGCGAACTCGATGCGGGCGAACTCGAAGCGGACGGCGAGTAA
- a CDS encoding HNH endonuclease: protein MGGDKRNIAVRFFGGAGNYTNVLEQLCTYVLTENPTEAAVFEWVKSNTRATSDDGIRNRLAFLESIGLLELDPDRVRLTQQGMAWLSETDPAVLYELLSSTVRGFETTLEALLDGPKTDAELGDAIGADHPEFDWNDASGPAQHRGWLQSLGYVKRSDGVNSLTDSGRDLAQRRSSDSPTLEQDEFYAQIDLEDAFDTNFGSYIKGISPRTDDDGELAYIIVKAREGGPYGDEIDGDRFTYIGEGVPEKGDQQLTGANGALLEQADRSTAPVYFFYQPADSDELRYEGLVDIVDAEYVSRDGRMVYQFTMDRLEIEPAEFEALSASVSEVVADDEDDEPALTDDAEEFTEVQRRVRSSAFPKEVASAYDGRCAICGNSRESPDGTIDIEAAHIYPKRENGRDNVRNGLALCRLHHWAFDTGWLAVSDDYRILIADRPDLEGYEEFAALENEPLTLPEDEDRRPHATFLAAHRERNGFESP from the coding sequence ATGGGAGGGGACAAACGCAATATCGCGGTTCGGTTTTTCGGCGGTGCGGGGAACTACACGAACGTCCTCGAGCAACTCTGCACGTACGTTCTCACCGAAAATCCGACCGAAGCGGCGGTTTTCGAGTGGGTCAAATCAAACACGCGAGCGACGAGCGACGACGGCATTCGCAATCGGCTCGCCTTTCTCGAGTCAATCGGCCTGCTCGAGCTCGATCCGGATCGCGTTCGACTCACCCAGCAGGGGATGGCGTGGCTCTCAGAGACGGATCCGGCAGTACTCTACGAACTGCTCTCGAGTACCGTTCGTGGCTTTGAGACGACACTCGAGGCGCTGCTCGATGGACCGAAGACGGACGCTGAACTGGGCGATGCGATCGGAGCCGATCATCCCGAGTTCGACTGGAACGACGCGTCCGGACCCGCCCAACACAGGGGCTGGCTACAGAGTCTCGGCTACGTCAAGCGATCCGACGGCGTGAATTCGTTGACGGACAGCGGCCGGGACTTGGCACAGCGACGGTCGTCAGACTCTCCAACCCTCGAGCAGGACGAGTTCTACGCCCAGATCGACCTCGAGGACGCGTTTGACACCAATTTTGGCTCGTATATCAAGGGCATCAGTCCGCGAACGGACGACGATGGGGAGCTGGCGTACATCATCGTGAAGGCTCGCGAGGGCGGCCCCTACGGCGACGAAATCGACGGTGATCGCTTTACTTACATCGGGGAGGGGGTCCCCGAAAAGGGCGACCAGCAGTTGACCGGTGCCAACGGTGCGCTCCTCGAGCAGGCCGACCGATCGACTGCCCCGGTGTACTTCTTCTATCAGCCGGCGGACAGCGACGAACTTCGGTATGAAGGGCTGGTCGACATCGTCGACGCCGAGTACGTCTCGCGGGACGGGCGGATGGTCTATCAGTTCACGATGGACCGCCTCGAGATCGAGCCGGCCGAGTTCGAGGCGCTCTCGGCGTCGGTGTCTGAGGTGGTCGCGGACGACGAGGACGATGAACCGGCCCTTACCGACGATGCGGAGGAGTTCACCGAGGTCCAGCGACGGGTTCGCTCGAGCGCGTTCCCGAAGGAAGTCGCATCCGCCTACGACGGCCGGTGTGCGATCTGTGGGAATTCGCGCGAATCGCCGGACGGCACGATTGACATCGAGGCGGCCCACATCTACCCAAAGCGGGAAAACGGCCGCGACAACGTTCGAAACGGCCTCGCCCTCTGTCGGCTTCATCACTGGGCGTTCGACACCGGCTGGCTCGCGGTGTCCGACGACTATCGGATTCTGATCGCCGACCGGCCCGACCTCGAGGGCTACGAGGAGTTCGCGGCCCTCGAGAACGAACCGCTCACACTGCCAGAAGACGAGGATCGCCGACCACATGCGACGTTTCTCGCCGCGCATCGGGAACGGAACGGGTTCGAATCGCCGTAA
- a CDS encoding 4a-hydroxytetrahydrobiopterin dehydratase: MSDTALADQECEACTSEDKPLEPDEYADYREEIRDDVWTVVDDHHLEGTYTFADFRDALEFTYEVGELAEKEWHHPDIQLEWGEVTIEMWTHKIDGLHKADFVMAARMDRIYDDYEPDEDT, encoded by the coding sequence ATGTCCGACACAGCGCTCGCCGATCAGGAGTGTGAGGCCTGTACGAGCGAGGACAAACCGCTCGAGCCGGATGAGTACGCCGACTACCGCGAGGAGATTCGCGACGACGTGTGGACGGTCGTCGACGACCACCATCTCGAGGGCACCTACACGTTCGCGGACTTCCGTGACGCCCTCGAGTTCACGTACGAGGTAGGCGAGTTAGCGGAGAAAGAGTGGCACCATCCGGATATCCAGCTTGAGTGGGGCGAGGTAACGATCGAAATGTGGACGCACAAGATCGATGGCCTCCACAAGGCCGATTTCGTGATGGCTGCCCGGATGGACCGCATCTACGACGACTACGAGCCGGACGAGGACACGTAG
- a CDS encoding orc1/cdc6 family replication initiation protein: MPRFERKQNIFHNKDALGESYQPEQIEERDEEIEAYMDALQPIIDGWEPNNIFLYGNTGVGKTAVTDYLLDVLQEDATEYDDIDLSVLGVNCKTLNSSYQVAVELVNTLRPAGAEISTTGYPQQTVFKKLYSELEALDGTVVIVLDEIDSIGDRDELLYELPRARSNGYLEATKVGLIGISNDFKFREQLDPRVQDTLCERELQFPPYEASELTNILESRAEVAITEGGCDSGVLNLCAALAARDSGSARQALDLLRLAGEVAENNDDDAIRESHVEQARSKLEQERVEEGMRELTTHGRLALLAVVSKAAKESTPCRTRELYQEYEALCESSGTDSLAQRSVHNHLSDLRMLGILSAKENRSGSRGNYYSYELDVPFSSAVDAMADVLYLDEEIETIRDIARMNSVV; this comes from the coding sequence ATGCCTCGGTTCGAGCGGAAGCAGAACATCTTCCACAACAAGGACGCACTGGGGGAGTCGTATCAGCCCGAACAGATCGAAGAGCGGGACGAAGAGATCGAGGCGTACATGGACGCGCTCCAGCCGATCATCGACGGCTGGGAGCCGAACAACATCTTTCTCTACGGCAACACGGGCGTCGGCAAGACCGCCGTCACCGACTATCTCCTCGACGTCCTGCAGGAAGACGCCACCGAGTACGACGATATCGACCTCTCGGTACTGGGGGTCAACTGTAAGACGCTCAACTCGTCATATCAGGTTGCGGTCGAACTCGTCAATACGCTCCGTCCCGCGGGCGCTGAGATCAGCACGACCGGCTACCCCCAACAGACCGTCTTCAAGAAGCTCTACAGCGAACTCGAGGCGCTGGACGGCACAGTCGTCATCGTTCTCGACGAAATCGATTCCATCGGCGACCGCGACGAGTTGCTGTACGAACTGCCCCGCGCCCGCTCGAACGGCTATCTCGAGGCGACGAAGGTCGGCCTCATCGGCATCAGCAACGACTTCAAGTTCCGCGAACAGCTCGATCCCCGCGTCCAGGACACGCTCTGCGAACGCGAACTGCAGTTTCCCCCCTACGAGGCGTCCGAACTGACCAACATCCTCGAGTCTCGAGCCGAGGTCGCGATCACCGAGGGCGGCTGCGACAGCGGCGTCCTGAACCTCTGTGCAGCACTGGCCGCGCGCGACAGCGGGAGCGCCCGGCAAGCACTGGATCTCCTCCGGTTGGCCGGCGAAGTGGCGGAGAACAACGACGACGACGCGATTCGGGAAAGCCACGTCGAACAGGCACGGTCGAAACTCGAGCAGGAGCGAGTCGAAGAGGGGATGCGAGAACTGACTACGCACGGTCGGCTCGCGTTGCTGGCGGTCGTCTCGAAAGCCGCCAAGGAGTCGACACCCTGCCGAACGCGGGAGCTGTATCAGGAATACGAAGCGCTCTGTGAGTCCTCGGGAACCGACTCGCTGGCTCAGCGATCGGTCCACAATCACCTCTCCGATCTGCGGATGCTCGGCATCCTTTCGGCGAAGGAAAACCGAAGCGGCTCTCGTGGGAACTACTACAGCTACGAACTCGACGTTCCCTTCTCGAGCGCCGTCGATGCGATGGCCGACGTGCTCTACCTCGACGAGGAGATCGAAACGATTCGCGACATCGCTCGAATGAACAGCGTCGTCTAA
- a CDS encoding HalOD1 output domain-containing protein: MNSLESISVSVAADDQLSMAIIDLVAQTSDTDPVELQPLYDVIDPDLLDSLPGETGFTGLEFSYQGYTVTVADASEGIEVTLEETGRSADGSTNGLIDSSL; encoded by the coding sequence ATGAATTCGCTTGAGTCGATATCAGTGTCCGTCGCGGCCGACGACCAGCTCAGCATGGCCATCATCGATCTCGTCGCTCAGACCTCCGATACCGATCCGGTCGAGTTACAGCCGTTGTACGACGTGATTGATCCCGACCTTCTCGACTCGCTTCCGGGCGAGACCGGCTTTACCGGTCTCGAGTTTTCCTATCAGGGCTATACCGTAACAGTCGCGGACGCGAGCGAAGGCATTGAGGTCACGCTCGAAGAAACGGGACGTTCAGCCGACGGATCGACGAACGGACTCATCGATTCGTCGCTGTAA
- the gnd gene encoding phosphogluconate dehydrogenase (NAD(+)-dependent, decarboxylating), which produces MQLGLIGLGRMGQIVVDRTLAAGHDVVAFDLDEEAVATAADAGAEPAASIDDLVDRLGADKRIWLMVPAGEAVDVTLEELESHLDDDDIVVDGGNSAFEDSVRRAESCPAAYLDCGTSGGPAGAELGFSLMVGGPQWAYDELEPVFDAVATGPDGHERMGPAGSGHYVKMIHNGVEYALMQTYGEGFELLHEGRYDLDLENVASVWNNGAVIRSWLLELCEEAFREEGNDLGDVADRIEGGSTGTWTVQEALEQEVPLPLIYTALSERFGSRADDGRFSRRLANRLRYGFGRHEVPRRE; this is translated from the coding sequence ATGCAACTGGGCCTGATCGGACTCGGACGGATGGGACAGATCGTCGTCGATCGCACGCTCGCAGCCGGCCACGACGTGGTCGCCTTTGACCTGGACGAGGAAGCCGTCGCGACGGCAGCCGACGCCGGTGCCGAGCCCGCTGCGTCGATCGACGATCTCGTCGACCGACTGGGAGCGGACAAGCGCATCTGGCTGATGGTCCCTGCCGGCGAAGCGGTCGACGTCACCCTCGAGGAACTCGAGAGCCACCTCGATGATGACGATATCGTCGTCGACGGCGGTAACTCCGCCTTCGAGGATTCCGTCCGCCGCGCCGAGTCCTGTCCCGCGGCCTATCTCGACTGCGGCACGTCCGGCGGCCCCGCCGGTGCCGAGTTGGGCTTCTCGCTGATGGTCGGCGGCCCCCAGTGGGCCTACGACGAACTCGAACCGGTCTTCGACGCTGTCGCGACCGGCCCCGACGGCCATGAGCGGATGGGACCCGCCGGCTCGGGACACTACGTCAAGATGATCCACAACGGTGTCGAGTACGCCCTGATGCAGACCTACGGCGAGGGCTTCGAGTTGCTCCACGAGGGCCGGTACGACCTCGACCTCGAGAACGTGGCCTCCGTCTGGAACAACGGCGCGGTGATCCGCTCGTGGCTGCTTGAGTTGTGCGAAGAGGCCTTCCGCGAGGAGGGGAACGATCTGGGCGACGTCGCGGATCGCATTGAAGGCGGTTCGACGGGGACTTGGACCGTTCAGGAAGCCCTCGAGCAGGAGGTCCCGCTGCCGCTGATCTACACGGCGCTCTCCGAGCGGTTCGGATCACGGGCCGACGACGGCCGGTTCTCGCGGCGACTCGCGAACCGGCTCCGGTACGGCTTCGGGCGTCACGAGGTCCCACGCCGCGAGTAG
- a CDS encoding PAS domain S-box protein gives MTRAGQRVVFVGDDSTPLDALEAAFDVVVPEERAAVIDCLESTAIGCIVVDGTGTDRVATVAVAADAAPSVPVVYTTATPDGAAAAAATRAGATEYVIRTTEETLVERVAAVSTTSNSASAETTESTASANRPDRETIEAGTRTERNVGERRDGLDPDRESPIGIDPSGDGPNGRVSRTERDAILDRIHAIVSDDGPFDARLEALLSIGRTALGVEYGTLSRIDGNRYTFKYVSGVDDHITSGETFPLSEAYCQRIVDSGESLGFTAVTDQRPELTDRGAFREYGITCFLGVPVTVDGDLWGTLCFFARSDRSVSFSEWERTIVELLANWIGHELEDQSRQRELERVRTARERTLERLDDAVLTVDEDWRLTSVHGWAEELLGDDGAVGTSLWTALPDAIGSALETEYRCAMAEETPATLEEYVPSIERWLQLQLSPSETELSVSVTDVTDRHEREIELQRYETIVETIDDGVLVIDSDRRFVHVNDAFADLVGADRERLVGMHLSSLVAEAGRGDWISTAMSLATDGSSRETFEADLQRVDGGTVPIEANVTPLESTDPDDIAFVSVVRDVTDQQRRADVVTELLETTRALFSCETQADVAEIVVDAAERVLGFEIGTVRLYDPETEDLVLTAASDAVGELFDERKRVGIHESEMGEAFRTADPIIFEDVQRSSLFEYELIHGAMCIPIGDHGLLNVGSPVSGAFDDHHIQLAQLLTASAAAALERADRGEELLRHEQVLETVEGMVYAVDDDARLTLVTDPLAERLGYDREALIGEPVSRIFTDESYDRAVEHVENLLADPQRDSDAFEATYTTADGEQFPVEIEYSLLPRSEDDIASETFQGTVSVVRDITQRKEREQYLQVLNRVLRHNLRNDLTVVIGYAELLRERLDDPELAAAADTLRETATDLAGTSEKTRAIQHALDRDSDLQPVDVAATAEEAVTETETEDATVSVSTDGDCWAWADSGLRLVIENLLENAIQYGGSTPIVDVSVSRDGERVELAVADDGPGIPPAETAVVTGETDITQLTHSSGLGLWLVRWMVDSYGGSISFATSALGGSRIEIGLEAAPSPSTDAE, from the coding sequence GTGACCCGAGCCGGGCAGCGCGTCGTCTTCGTCGGGGACGACTCGACACCGCTCGACGCCCTTGAGGCCGCGTTCGACGTGGTCGTTCCGGAGGAGCGAGCAGCGGTCATCGACTGCCTCGAATCGACCGCTATCGGCTGCATCGTCGTCGACGGGACCGGCACCGATCGCGTCGCGACCGTCGCTGTGGCGGCTGACGCTGCCCCATCGGTGCCGGTCGTGTACACGACGGCGACGCCCGACGGTGCCGCCGCGGCCGCGGCGACGCGTGCGGGGGCAACGGAGTACGTCATCCGAACGACTGAGGAGACGCTCGTCGAGCGCGTCGCGGCCGTCTCGACTACTTCCAACTCCGCGAGCGCAGAGACGACGGAGAGCACGGCGTCCGCCAATCGACCCGACAGGGAGACGATCGAAGCGGGTACTCGGACCGAACGGAACGTCGGGGAGAGGCGCGACGGACTCGACCCCGACCGTGAGTCCCCGATCGGGATTGACCCAAGCGGAGACGGGCCGAACGGTCGGGTGAGCCGAACCGAGCGCGATGCGATCCTCGACCGGATCCACGCGATCGTTTCCGACGACGGTCCGTTCGATGCGCGCCTCGAGGCGCTCCTGTCGATCGGTCGCACCGCGCTCGGCGTCGAGTACGGAACGCTCTCGCGGATCGACGGCAACCGTTATACCTTCAAATACGTCTCGGGCGTCGACGACCACATCACGAGCGGGGAGACGTTCCCCCTGTCGGAGGCCTACTGCCAGCGAATCGTCGACTCCGGTGAGTCGCTCGGATTTACCGCCGTCACGGACCAGCGCCCGGAATTGACCGACCGCGGTGCCTTTCGAGAGTACGGCATCACCTGTTTTCTGGGCGTCCCGGTCACCGTCGACGGCGACCTGTGGGGGACGCTTTGCTTTTTCGCCCGCTCGGATCGCTCCGTGTCGTTCTCCGAGTGGGAACGGACGATCGTCGAACTGCTGGCGAACTGGATCGGCCACGAACTCGAGGATCAGTCGCGACAACGCGAACTCGAGCGCGTGCGGACCGCTCGCGAGCGGACCCTCGAGCGACTCGACGACGCCGTCCTCACCGTCGACGAGGACTGGCGGCTGACATCGGTACACGGCTGGGCCGAGGAACTGCTCGGCGACGACGGGGCCGTGGGAACCTCGCTCTGGACGGCACTCCCCGACGCGATCGGCTCGGCGCTCGAGACGGAGTATCGATGTGCGATGGCCGAGGAGACGCCGGCCACCCTCGAGGAATACGTCCCCTCGATAGAGCGATGGCTGCAACTCCAGCTCTCTCCCTCCGAGACCGAGCTTTCGGTGTCCGTCACCGACGTGACCGACCGCCACGAGCGAGAGATCGAACTGCAACGCTATGAGACAATCGTCGAGACGATCGACGATGGCGTCCTCGTGATCGATTCCGACCGGCGATTCGTCCACGTCAACGATGCCTTCGCCGACCTCGTCGGTGCCGACCGAGAGCGACTCGTCGGCATGCACCTGTCGAGCCTCGTCGCCGAAGCGGGCCGCGGCGATTGGATCAGCACCGCCATGTCCCTGGCGACGGACGGTTCGAGCCGTGAGACGTTCGAAGCCGACCTCCAGCGAGTCGATGGCGGGACCGTCCCGATCGAGGCGAACGTGACGCCGTTGGAGTCGACCGATCCGGACGACATCGCGTTCGTGTCTGTCGTTCGCGACGTCACCGACCAGCAACGTCGGGCGGACGTCGTCACCGAATTACTCGAGACGACGCGAGCCCTGTTTTCCTGTGAAACACAGGCGGATGTCGCCGAGATCGTTGTCGATGCCGCCGAGCGCGTCCTCGGCTTCGAAATCGGTACCGTCCGGCTCTACGATCCGGAGACGGAGGATCTTGTCTTGACGGCCGCCTCCGACGCCGTCGGCGAACTGTTCGACGAGCGAAAGCGGGTCGGGATCCACGAGAGCGAGATGGGCGAAGCGTTCCGCACCGCCGACCCGATCATCTTCGAGGACGTACAGCGCAGCTCACTGTTCGAGTACGAGCTGATTCACGGTGCGATGTGTATTCCGATCGGCGACCACGGCCTCCTCAACGTTGGCTCGCCGGTCAGCGGTGCCTTCGATGACCATCACATCCAACTCGCACAGCTACTGACCGCCAGCGCGGCCGCCGCACTCGAGCGGGCCGACCGCGGCGAAGAGCTGTTGCGCCACGAACAGGTCCTCGAGACCGTCGAGGGGATGGTGTACGCGGTCGACGACGACGCTCGCCTGACACTGGTGACCGACCCGCTGGCCGAGCGGCTGGGATACGACCGCGAGGCGCTCATCGGCGAGCCCGTCTCGCGCATCTTCACCGACGAATCGTACGATCGCGCAGTCGAACACGTCGAGAATCTCCTCGCGGATCCCCAGCGCGACAGCGATGCCTTCGAGGCCACCTACACCACCGCCGACGGCGAGCAGTTCCCGGTCGAGATCGAGTATTCGCTGTTACCCCGCAGCGAGGACGACATCGCGTCCGAGACGTTCCAGGGGACCGTCAGCGTCGTCAGGGATATCACCCAGCGCAAGGAGCGCGAACAGTACTTGCAGGTTCTCAACCGCGTCCTCCGGCACAACCTGCGGAACGATCTCACTGTCGTTATCGGCTACGCCGAACTCCTCCGCGAACGGCTCGACGATCCGGAGCTTGCGGCCGCCGCGGACACGCTTCGAGAGACCGCGACCGATCTCGCAGGCACCAGTGAGAAGACCCGCGCCATCCAGCACGCGCTCGACCGAGACAGCGACCTCCAGCCTGTCGACGTCGCTGCGACCGCCGAGGAGGCCGTCACCGAGACAGAGACCGAGGACGCGACCGTTTCCGTCTCAACGGACGGCGACTGTTGGGCCTGGGCCGACTCCGGACTACGGCTCGTCATCGAGAACCTCCTCGAGAACGCGATTCAATACGGGGGATCGACACCGATCGTCGACGTGTCGGTCTCGCGTGACGGCGAGCGAGTCGAACTCGCTGTCGCCGATGACGGCCCTGGCATCCCGCCAGCGGAAACCGCCGTCGTCACCGGCGAGACCGACATCACACAGCTCACTCACAGCAGCGGCCTCGGACTCTGGCTGGTCCGCTGGATGGTCGACAGCTACGGCGGCTCCATCTCGTTCGCGACGTCGGCCCTCGGCGGGAGCCGGATCGAGATCGGCCTCGAGGCCGCGCCGTCGCCGTCGACCGATGCGGAGTAA
- a CDS encoding copper resistance protein CopD — protein MVDVLAARTAHLLFAALWAGSVCFVAAVIVPLARDGAFNTTHPLEVISGKLTTVSRVSSLVLFLSGSHLAGTVYTTKTLFGSTDGRLVLLMVALWLVLTALVEIGAKRLEAGLTGKKIREPARNALPVFRAAAIAAIALLVVAGLLSANVARLL, from the coding sequence ATGGTCGACGTGCTCGCCGCCAGAACGGCGCACCTGCTCTTTGCTGCTCTCTGGGCTGGCAGTGTCTGTTTCGTCGCCGCTGTCATCGTCCCGCTCGCACGCGATGGCGCGTTCAACACGACCCACCCGCTCGAGGTCATTTCGGGAAAACTGACGACAGTCTCGCGGGTGAGTTCGCTCGTTCTCTTTCTCTCGGGGAGCCATCTGGCGGGGACCGTTTACACGACCAAGACGCTCTTCGGATCGACCGACGGCCGGCTGGTGCTCTTGATGGTCGCGCTATGGCTGGTCCTGACCGCACTCGTCGAAATCGGTGCGAAGCGACTTGAGGCCGGACTCACCGGAAAGAAGATCCGCGAACCGGCCCGCAATGCACTGCCAGTATTCCGGGCGGCGGCCATCGCCGCGATCGCCTTACTGGTGGTCGCAGGTCTGCTCTCGGCCAACGTCGCTCGCTTGCTTTAG
- a CDS encoding metal-dependent hydrolase, translated as MMATTHVFTGLAVVAPIVYVRPEFATALAMGAILGGLVPDFDLVLAHRQTLHFPVAGLAVAVPAIVAAAVAPSALTLAVAAFAVTAWLHAASDAIGGGPEMDPWNERTERAVYDHVRGRWIRPRRWIRYDGAPEDAVLGIAFASSALLVFDGWLTVVIVGGVAVSLVYTLYRRRLVAWTPDWLE; from the coding sequence ATGATGGCAACCACCCACGTGTTCACCGGGCTGGCGGTCGTCGCACCGATCGTATACGTCCGTCCCGAGTTCGCGACCGCACTCGCGATGGGTGCGATTCTCGGCGGGCTCGTTCCCGATTTCGACCTCGTTCTCGCACACCGGCAGACCCTTCACTTTCCCGTCGCGGGGCTCGCAGTCGCCGTCCCCGCAATCGTCGCCGCGGCCGTCGCCCCCTCGGCACTCACGCTTGCGGTGGCCGCGTTCGCCGTCACGGCCTGGCTCCACGCCGCGAGCGATGCGATCGGCGGCGGCCCCGAGATGGACCCGTGGAACGAACGCACCGAGCGTGCGGTCTACGATCACGTTCGCGGGCGGTGGATTCGTCCCCGACGGTGGATCCGCTACGATGGCGCTCCCGAGGACGCCGTCCTCGGAATCGCGTTCGCGAGTTCGGCACTACTCGTCTTCGACGGCTGGCTCACCGTCGTGATTGTCGGCGGGGTCGCCGTCTCGCTAGTCTATACGCTCTACCGGCGTCGGCTGGTCGCGTGGACGCCCGACTGGCTCGAGTGA
- a CDS encoding deoxyuridine 5'-triphosphate nucleotidohydrolase, with amino-acid sequence MFRSGAFVADHVSPTTDTQIQPNGVDLTADIVFEQLEPGRIGRDSKQIGDRVARPLEELEQKEPDTYYLPEGAYVVRYGEQIEIPEGHIGFVYPRSSLMRNSCMLNTAVWDAGYEGRGEGLLQVHHDIELERGARIAQLVFAEANHEDVYDGSYQSENLE; translated from the coding sequence ATGTTCCGTTCCGGTGCCTTCGTCGCCGACCACGTCTCGCCGACGACCGATACGCAGATCCAGCCTAATGGGGTGGACCTCACCGCCGACATCGTCTTCGAGCAGCTGGAACCGGGCCGCATCGGCCGGGACAGCAAACAGATCGGCGACCGAGTCGCCCGTCCGCTTGAGGAACTCGAGCAGAAAGAACCCGATACCTACTATCTACCGGAGGGTGCCTACGTCGTCCGCTATGGCGAACAGATCGAGATCCCGGAGGGCCACATTGGCTTCGTTTATCCGCGTTCGTCGCTCATGCGCAACTCCTGTATGCTCAATACGGCAGTGTGGGACGCGGGCTATGAGGGACGGGGCGAGGGACTGTTGCAGGTCCACCATGATATCGAACTCGAGCGCGGGGCCCGAATCGCCCAGTTGGTCTTCGCTGAAGCCAACCACGAGGACGTCTACGACGGGAGCTACCAGAGCGAAAACCTCGAGTGA